One window of the Natrinema sp. CBA1119 genome contains the following:
- a CDS encoding 50S ribosomal protein L14 has protein sequence MEAMKADVTQGLKKGSLITCADNTGARELKVISVAGYHGTKNRQPKAGIGDKVTVSVTKGTPEMRRQVLEAVVVRQRKSIRRPDGTRLKFEDNAAVIIDENEEPRGTEIKGPIAREVAERFGAIASTATMIV, from the coding sequence ATGGAGGCGATGAAAGCCGACGTCACGCAGGGCCTCAAGAAGGGATCCCTGATCACGTGTGCCGACAACACCGGCGCACGTGAGCTGAAGGTCATCAGCGTCGCGGGCTACCACGGCACCAAGAACCGCCAGCCGAAGGCGGGGATCGGTGACAAGGTGACCGTCTCGGTCACCAAGGGTACCCCGGAGATGCGCCGACAGGTCCTCGAGGCCGTCGTCGTTCGCCAGCGGAAGTCGATCCGCCGGCCGGACGGCACGCGGCTCAAGTTCGAGGACAACGCGGCGGTCATCATCGACGAGAACGAGGAGCCCCGCGGCACGGAGATCAAGGGCCCCATCGCCCGCGAAGTCGCGGAACGCTTCGGAGCAATCGCCAGCACGGCGACGATGATCGTATAG